Proteins co-encoded in one Verrucomicrobiota bacterium genomic window:
- a CDS encoding cytochrome c3 family protein, with translation MFTGLRGYLRLLFLSVAVCLLANCGGSQKANKINSPKGFLSSFDAERAERLSPEGCAECHEDSVHAWQVSHHAKANRLIGTDDVDKLAFRSETIISGKASFELNSGFSMLENREDGSIHKHKPVGVIGYTPLIQYLLPFEGGRFQTLSTAYDPSRDEWFYVFGEGDDRRLPGDWGHWTGQGNNWNANCATCHMSDYHKNYDLGTESYYSEWLFQSISCIECHQGMDQHVRLARENKPHEVAYNDPGLSMENCASCHSRRQELTKDQFKSGERYHDHFHLALPNLPGVYHGDGQVANENFVYGSLMMSRMGHKGVNCADCHKPHTSKLILPIEDNQLCMHCHGSGNKGATLITPEEHTFHKAGSSGSQCVECHMPSTPFMQRDFRRDHGFTSPDPLLTKEFGIPNSCNRCHQDKDVDWSLKWTEKWYGEKMKRRSRRRARAVEQYHRGIQDVGDELLALALDEEIDAWRAALVAMLGPWVREFKIRQFLREKLKDSSYLVRSHAIRALNGVELAIPWIEPLLKDETRSVRLDAARFLLHYNKLSPRARTELLEYMEMNADQPATSLAHGEWSIIEGKPEEALRHITRATRLDARGVDTYLDAAVLVSRISKTDQALEFVNSALKNQPGNAQAYYSRALLLAELGDLSGAAMSFQDAVKNRPDFGRAWYNLSLALNQLQRRKEAQKAIVKALEIEPENSEYQQAARALGFSDP, from the coding sequence ATGTTTACCGGGCTCAGAGGGTATCTTCGGCTATTATTTTTATCTGTTGCAGTATGTTTGTTGGCTAATTGTGGAGGCAGCCAAAAGGCAAATAAGATTAACTCTCCTAAAGGTTTCTTAAGTAGTTTTGATGCTGAGCGGGCTGAGCGCTTATCTCCAGAAGGATGTGCGGAATGCCACGAGGACTCAGTTCATGCTTGGCAGGTTTCTCACCATGCCAAAGCCAACAGGCTGATCGGGACAGATGATGTAGACAAGCTAGCATTTAGATCTGAAACGATTATTTCAGGTAAGGCGAGTTTTGAGCTAAATTCTGGTTTCAGTATGTTAGAAAATCGTGAGGATGGGTCTATTCACAAGCATAAGCCTGTTGGTGTAATTGGCTATACGCCTCTTATACAGTACTTGCTTCCCTTTGAAGGTGGAAGATTTCAAACCCTTTCAACTGCCTATGATCCTTCGAGGGATGAGTGGTTCTATGTATTTGGTGAGGGAGATGATAGGCGTTTACCGGGTGATTGGGGGCATTGGACTGGACAGGGGAATAATTGGAATGCTAACTGCGCAACATGCCATATGTCTGACTACCATAAGAACTACGACTTAGGAACCGAAAGCTATTACAGTGAGTGGTTATTTCAAAGCATTAGTTGTATCGAATGTCACCAGGGAATGGATCAGCATGTAAGGCTTGCTAGAGAGAATAAGCCACACGAAGTAGCTTACAACGATCCTGGACTAAGCATGGAAAATTGTGCTTCGTGTCATTCACGAAGGCAAGAGCTGACTAAGGATCAGTTTAAGTCTGGTGAGCGTTACCACGACCATTTTCACTTGGCTCTACCGAATTTGCCAGGGGTGTATCATGGTGATGGACAAGTAGCTAATGAGAATTTTGTTTACGGATCTCTAATGATGAGCCGCATGGGACATAAGGGGGTCAATTGTGCTGATTGTCACAAGCCACATACTAGCAAATTAATTCTGCCTATTGAAGATAACCAGCTTTGTATGCATTGTCATGGTTCAGGCAATAAAGGTGCTACTCTTATTACACCAGAGGAACATACTTTCCATAAGGCGGGATCTTCTGGCAGTCAGTGTGTGGAGTGCCACATGCCGAGCACTCCTTTTATGCAAAGGGATTTTAGGCGTGATCATGGTTTTACCTCTCCAGATCCACTGTTAACGAAGGAATTTGGTATTCCCAATTCTTGCAATCGCTGTCATCAAGACAAGGATGTCGACTGGTCTCTTAAGTGGACGGAAAAATGGTACGGAGAGAAAATGAAGAGACGTAGCCGTAGGCGTGCTCGTGCAGTAGAGCAGTACCACCGTGGGATTCAAGATGTTGGAGATGAGCTTCTCGCCTTAGCTCTGGATGAAGAAATCGATGCATGGCGCGCTGCCTTGGTTGCAATGTTAGGCCCTTGGGTTAGAGAATTTAAAATCAGGCAGTTCTTGAGGGAAAAGCTAAAGGATAGCAGCTACCTGGTTCGCAGCCATGCCATTCGAGCATTAAATGGAGTAGAGCTAGCTATCCCATGGATCGAACCACTTCTTAAGGATGAAACAAGATCTGTTAGGTTAGATGCGGCAAGGTTCTTATTGCATTACAACAAGCTATCACCTCGGGCACGAACTGAGCTCTTAGAGTACATGGAAATGAATGCAGATCAACCAGCAACAAGCCTAGCGCATGGAGAGTGGTCCATCATAGAGGGCAAGCCGGAGGAGGCTCTTAGGCATATTACTAGAGCAACGCGATTAGATGCTCGAGGGGTGGATACATATTTAGATGCTGCTGTCTTAGTTAGTAGAATAAGCAAAACAGATCAAGCATTGGAATTTGTTAATTCAGCCTTAAAGAATCAGCCCGGCAACGCTCAAGCGTATTATTCACGTGCTTTATTATTAGCGGAGTTAGGAGACTTATCGGGAGCAGCCATGTCTTTCCAAGACGCAGTGAAAAATCGTCCAGATTTTGGAAGAGCCTGGTATAATCTATCTCTTGCATTAAATCAATTACAACGCCGAAAAGAAGCCCAAAAGGCCATTGTAAAAGCTTTGGAAATAGAGCCAGAAAACTCTGAATATCAACAAGCGGCCCGTGCTTTAGGTTTCAGCGACCCCTAA
- the pdhA gene encoding pyruvate dehydrogenase (acetyl-transferring) E1 component subunit alpha, which yields MVKKTADLEYGSSRVNQSLSPEQKIGLLRDMIRIRRFEERSLKAYSRGNIAGFLHLYNGQEAVAIGAISVCGENDHLITAYRDHGHALGVGMSMNECMAELYGKATGCSKGKGGSMHFFAPDKNYWGGHGIVGGQTPLGAGIAFGLKYRGITGSCLCFLGDGAVNQGAFHESLNLASLWDLPVIYVIENNGYSMGTSQSRSSRYTECLAKRAEGYDMAWDQCFGHDIYEVRDHIQKAIDRAHGESRPTLIEIDTYRYEGHSVADANKKIYRAPEEIEAYKKTKDPINVFYSKLIEEEIINEKQFKEISQSASEEANKAAEFAERSPYPEPSSILEDVYWETDNPEQRSSKGRIFFNDEF from the coding sequence ATGGTGAAGAAAACAGCAGATTTAGAGTATGGCTCAAGTAGGGTTAATCAGTCCTTAAGCCCCGAACAAAAAATAGGGTTATTGCGAGACATGATACGTATCCGTCGCTTTGAGGAGCGCTCGCTCAAGGCTTACAGCAGGGGCAACATAGCAGGGTTTCTGCATCTGTATAATGGACAGGAGGCGGTGGCAATTGGAGCGATATCCGTTTGTGGCGAAAACGATCACTTGATTACGGCTTATCGAGACCATGGTCACGCTTTAGGGGTGGGCATGTCCATGAATGAATGTATGGCTGAACTGTATGGGAAGGCAACGGGTTGCTCTAAAGGCAAGGGAGGTTCGATGCATTTTTTTGCGCCGGATAAGAACTACTGGGGGGGGCATGGCATCGTCGGAGGCCAGACTCCACTGGGAGCGGGTATAGCGTTTGGATTAAAGTACAGGGGTATTACAGGTTCTTGTTTGTGTTTTTTGGGAGATGGTGCAGTTAATCAAGGTGCTTTTCATGAATCTCTCAATCTTGCCTCTTTATGGGACCTCCCGGTCATTTATGTGATTGAAAATAACGGTTACTCTATGGGAACGAGTCAATCCCGCTCATCCCGTTATACAGAATGTTTAGCCAAGAGGGCGGAAGGTTATGATATGGCATGGGATCAGTGTTTTGGACATGATATTTACGAAGTAAGAGATCATATCCAAAAAGCAATTGACCGAGCACACGGGGAATCTCGTCCAACCCTTATCGAGATAGACACTTACCGGTATGAAGGGCACTCCGTAGCTGATGCCAATAAAAAAATCTATCGCGCGCCCGAAGAAATCGAAGCATACAAAAAAACGAAAGACCCGATAAATGTATTTTATTCCAAGTTGATTGAGGAAGAGATAATTAATGAAAAACAGTTTAAGGAGATCAGTCAATCTGCTAGCGAAGAAGCTAACAAAGCAGCAGAATTTGCAGAGCGGAGTCCATACCCTGAGCCAAGCTCTATTCTTGAGGATGTCTACTGGGAGACAGATAACCCTGAGCAACGCAGCTCCAAAGGACGTATCTTCTTTAATGATGAATTTTAA
- a CDS encoding MBL fold metallo-hydrolase, with translation MAEMEIQTYTGGVASTNAYLVKANGGHLAIDAPEGFWGYLKSNVETLLGLVLTHGHYDHIWDASKIIHQFGCPVYYHKADLVMFKNPDIMSGFGLPPGLINPVDVTHALGHDDSLSLSPWNFKVIHAPGHSPGSICFYEASQHILFGGDVLFAGSIGRTDFPGCSHDELIGHIKNKILTLPAKTVVYPGHGPSTSVEVEKNTNPFL, from the coding sequence ATGGCAGAAATGGAAATCCAGACTTACACAGGTGGTGTTGCGAGCACCAATGCTTATCTAGTCAAGGCTAATGGAGGGCATCTAGCTATAGACGCTCCAGAAGGTTTTTGGGGGTATCTTAAAAGCAATGTTGAAACACTTTTAGGACTAGTCCTAACCCATGGCCACTATGATCATATTTGGGATGCTTCAAAAATCATCCATCAGTTCGGATGTCCTGTTTACTATCACAAAGCTGATTTAGTGATGTTTAAAAACCCAGACATAATGTCAGGCTTCGGCCTCCCTCCAGGTCTTATAAATCCCGTGGATGTTACCCATGCTTTGGGTCATGATGATTCTCTTTCGCTTTCACCTTGGAACTTTAAAGTCATTCATGCGCCAGGCCACTCACCTGGGAGTATTTGTTTCTACGAAGCGAGTCAACATATTCTATTTGGAGGAGATGTCCTCTTCGCAGGAAGTATTGGCAGAACAGATTTTCCAGGCTGCTCTCATGATGAACTAATAGGCCATATCAAAAATAAAATTCTCACCTTACCGGCAAAAACTGTAGTCTACCCGGGACATGGTCCTAGCACCTCCGTGGAAGTGGAAAAGAATACTAACCCTTTTCTTTAA
- a CDS encoding alpha-ketoacid dehydrogenase subunit beta, protein MRSLEYRDALREGLSQEIERDENVVIIGEEVAQYNGAYKVTKGMWEKYGDKRLMDAPISEAGFIGMGIGASMMGVRPVMELMFYSFAYVAWDQLINNAATVRYMSGGKINCPIVVRGPANGGTGVGATHSHTPENAIANMPGTKVVCPATAYDAKGLIKASIRDNDPVYFMENTMLYGETWEVPEDDYVVPIGVADVKREGSDISIITHGRCVVMALKAAEVLEAEHDVSAEVIDLRSIRPLDEETIIESVMKTNRALLVEENRPFCGVDAQISHLIQEKAFDYLDAPVKRLSAIDAPAIYSPPLEKYQIPNVDRIIKAALTIG, encoded by the coding sequence ATGCGAAGCCTTGAATACAGAGATGCATTGAGAGAAGGTCTCTCTCAGGAGATAGAGCGCGACGAAAATGTTGTGATTATTGGTGAAGAGGTCGCCCAATATAATGGAGCTTACAAAGTCACAAAAGGTATGTGGGAAAAATATGGGGATAAACGCCTGATGGATGCCCCAATCAGCGAAGCTGGCTTTATTGGAATGGGTATAGGTGCTTCTATGATGGGTGTGAGACCTGTCATGGAGTTGATGTTTTATAGCTTTGCCTATGTGGCATGGGACCAATTAATTAATAATGCCGCTACCGTTCGCTATATGTCAGGCGGAAAGATTAATTGCCCAATCGTTGTGCGTGGGCCTGCTAATGGCGGAACGGGAGTAGGAGCCACCCATTCTCACACCCCTGAGAACGCTATTGCAAATATGCCCGGAACAAAGGTGGTATGCCCTGCCACCGCATATGATGCGAAAGGGCTTATCAAAGCTTCTATCAGAGACAATGATCCAGTTTATTTTATGGAGAACACGATGCTCTATGGGGAAACTTGGGAAGTGCCAGAAGATGATTATGTAGTTCCTATTGGTGTTGCTGATGTAAAGCGCGAAGGCTCAGACATCAGTATTATAACTCATGGGCGCTGTGTGGTGATGGCATTGAAAGCGGCAGAAGTTTTAGAAGCAGAACATGATGTAAGTGCTGAAGTAATCGATCTCCGTTCTATTCGTCCACTTGATGAAGAAACGATTATCGAATCAGTGATGAAGACAAATCGAGCGTTACTTGTAGAAGAAAATAGACCATTTTGTGGGGTGGATGCTCAGATTTCGCATCTGATTCAAGAGAAGGCGTTTGATTATCTAGATGCGCCAGTCAAGAGGCTTTCCGCTATCGATGCACCCGCAATCTACTCTCCTCCACTTGAGAAATATCAGATACCTAATGTTGATCGCATTATAAAAGCTGCTTTAACTATTGGTTAA
- the lpdA gene encoding dihydrolipoyl dehydrogenase: protein MEYDLIVVGGGPAGYVGAIRAAQLGKKVACVDKERAGGTCLNWGCIPTKALLKSAEMYEHMNHAADFGLEAKGIGYDFEKVVTRSRGVSDKMAKGIEFLFKTKKVDYHVGMGKVHKDKSVTVTKSDGKQETLRAKHILLATGCVPRLLPGLKVDGNRILSSREALELKTQPKSIVIIGAGAIGVEFAYFYNAFGTKVTLVEMLPNILPVEDIEISQTLAKSLKKSGIEVLTETKTDKVEVGPKSVTVTLSGKGAQVLEAESLLCAIGVQSNLEGLLAEGVTPKLDRGYLVTDERYQTSLPGIYAAGDIIGPPWLAHVASHEAIEAVEGLFVEDKKPHKVTLYPGCTYCQPQVASIGLTEAKAKENKLDYKVGKFTYRASGKAVAAGDPEGFVKLIIAEPHGEILGAHIIGADATELIAEIGLAISLEATTDEIISTVHAHPTLSEMIAEATLAGEGRAIHS from the coding sequence ATGGAATATGATTTGATAGTAGTTGGTGGAGGACCAGCTGGATACGTTGGAGCAATTCGTGCCGCTCAGTTAGGAAAGAAAGTGGCTTGTGTAGATAAAGAGCGAGCTGGGGGAACTTGTTTGAACTGGGGTTGTATTCCAACTAAAGCTCTACTCAAGAGTGCTGAGATGTATGAACACATGAACCATGCTGCTGATTTTGGCTTAGAGGCTAAGGGGATTGGCTATGATTTTGAAAAGGTTGTGACACGTAGTCGTGGCGTTTCTGACAAAATGGCCAAAGGCATCGAGTTTCTCTTTAAAACAAAGAAAGTCGATTATCACGTGGGCATGGGGAAAGTTCACAAAGATAAGAGTGTCACAGTAACTAAGTCAGATGGTAAACAAGAAACGCTCAGAGCTAAGCACATACTTTTGGCAACCGGCTGCGTGCCTCGTTTGCTTCCCGGTTTAAAAGTTGATGGGAATAGGATACTCAGTAGCCGTGAAGCACTTGAGTTAAAGACTCAGCCAAAGTCCATTGTTATTATCGGGGCCGGGGCTATTGGGGTGGAGTTTGCCTATTTCTACAATGCTTTTGGCACCAAAGTTACTTTAGTGGAAATGTTACCCAATATCCTACCCGTTGAGGATATTGAGATTTCGCAGACGCTTGCGAAGTCTCTTAAGAAAAGCGGTATTGAAGTTTTAACCGAAACCAAAACCGACAAAGTTGAAGTGGGTCCTAAAAGTGTGACGGTTACTCTATCGGGCAAGGGGGCACAGGTTCTCGAGGCTGAAAGTTTACTGTGTGCCATTGGTGTTCAATCGAATTTGGAAGGGCTTCTTGCAGAAGGCGTTACCCCAAAGCTAGATCGAGGATACTTAGTTACAGATGAGCGTTATCAAACGAGTCTGCCCGGAATTTATGCTGCTGGAGATATTATCGGCCCCCCCTGGTTAGCTCACGTAGCTTCTCATGAAGCGATTGAAGCGGTGGAAGGGCTGTTTGTGGAAGACAAAAAACCGCATAAAGTAACGCTCTATCCTGGTTGCACATATTGCCAGCCACAAGTTGCCAGCATTGGCTTAACTGAGGCTAAAGCCAAAGAGAATAAACTAGATTACAAAGTAGGTAAATTTACCTATCGAGCTAGCGGTAAAGCCGTTGCCGCAGGGGACCCTGAAGGTTTTGTAAAGCTGATAATTGCTGAACCTCATGGTGAAATTCTTGGAGCACACATCATCGGTGCCGATGCTACAGAGCTTATTGCTGAGATAGGCTTGGCAATATCACTTGAAGCAACTACAGATGAAATTATTTCCACTGTGCATGCTCATCCAACACTCAGTGAAATGATAGCGGAGGCTACGTTGGCTGGGGAGGGGAGAGCTATACATAGTTGA
- a CDS encoding dihydrolipoamide acetyltransferase family protein — MAELIEMPKLSDTMTEGTLVKWLVKEGDAIEIGDEIAEIETDKATMPVEAFDAGVVLKIVAQEGATAPVKSVIAVVGEEGEKVDEKIISDAQASKTVKSVAQDEPATPTKNQEVETPVASEALVVPTHSKSSFDTRVKASPLARKIAEEQGIALEKVSGSGPRGRIVKNDVLNMAQLNGGGTNWGVFPSGPIAKDENIPLTNMRKTIAKRLVESKQQSPHFYVEMEVDCDAMVVLRKQLNARFEKLAEPFKLSFNDFVMKAAANAAHQSPAINASWAGDTIKQHGSVHLAFGVAIDSGLITPVIKDAQSKSLKEISQEAKVLIVKAKQGKLTPEEYTTGTITISNLGMFGVDRFSAIVNPPQAAILAVGNIVKKPVLDSQDQIVVGHRMSITVSADHRVVDGAVAAIYLAELKALLETPSLLLL, encoded by the coding sequence ATGGCTGAATTAATAGAAATGCCCAAGTTAAGTGATACGATGACTGAGGGAACACTAGTCAAATGGCTGGTGAAAGAAGGAGATGCGATTGAAATAGGTGATGAGATTGCAGAAATCGAGACAGACAAAGCGACCATGCCTGTGGAAGCTTTTGATGCAGGGGTTGTTCTAAAGATTGTTGCACAAGAGGGGGCAACAGCTCCTGTAAAATCCGTGATCGCGGTAGTTGGAGAAGAAGGGGAAAAGGTTGATGAAAAAATTATTTCAGATGCGCAGGCTAGTAAGACTGTAAAGTCCGTTGCACAAGATGAGCCGGCTACTCCCACTAAAAACCAAGAAGTAGAGACACCAGTGGCTAGCGAGGCTCTAGTTGTTCCCACTCATTCTAAAAGTTCATTCGATACGCGTGTTAAGGCTTCTCCCCTAGCCCGTAAAATTGCTGAAGAGCAAGGTATTGCATTAGAGAAGGTTTCTGGGAGTGGTCCCAGAGGCCGGATTGTCAAAAATGATGTATTAAATATGGCTCAATTAAATGGCGGAGGGACAAACTGGGGAGTATTTCCTAGCGGTCCTATTGCTAAAGATGAAAATATTCCTTTGACCAATATGCGCAAAACGATTGCCAAGCGCCTAGTCGAGAGCAAGCAGCAATCGCCACACTTCTATGTGGAAATGGAAGTTGATTGTGATGCAATGGTCGTTTTACGCAAACAGCTCAATGCTAGATTCGAAAAACTCGCTGAGCCTTTTAAATTAAGTTTTAATGACTTTGTTATGAAGGCTGCAGCTAATGCTGCTCATCAATCACCTGCTATCAATGCTTCATGGGCTGGTGATACTATCAAGCAACACGGGTCTGTTCACCTTGCATTCGGCGTGGCGATCGATTCTGGGTTGATCACACCAGTTATTAAAGATGCCCAGAGCAAGAGCTTAAAAGAGATTAGCCAGGAGGCTAAGGTCCTTATAGTTAAAGCGAAGCAAGGAAAATTGACACCCGAAGAATACACAACGGGAACAATTACCATTTCAAATTTAGGCATGTTCGGCGTAGACCGTTTCTCAGCTATTGTGAATCCACCACAGGCCGCTATCCTAGCTGTTGGTAATATAGTTAAAAAGCCTGTGCTTGACTCTCAAGATCAGATTGTAGTGGGACATCGTATGAGTATCACCGTATCTGCTGATCACCGGGTGGTGGATGGTGCGGTTGCTGCAATATATCTGGCAGAATTGAAAGCTCTATTAGAAACCCCCTCGCTATTGTTACTTTGA
- a CDS encoding FHA domain-containing protein, with protein sequence MAVLTKLPEDSSSQTGIESTEITSQDVFIGRMSGCQVCLDDENLCPVHARIFYEGNHYYIEDLRSKSGTVINGNRIGTPSPLKEGDIITIGSSSLAFTLGEIKTAPDTVRLYSNKARSLTSDQVLTAIPPQPSPPPQPSPPPQAYVPPQTLTQQPTPAPSAINSPLKAKPALSSSPTRARHYQTAQLTGYISGPMPARRTGSLGRTTGHLPGMRGGSALPHAVFPNRYYQQGEATPQVKELNTVWFILAIVLACICFAFGGLLVYLA encoded by the coding sequence ATGGCAGTATTAACTAAATTGCCGGAAGATTCGTCTAGTCAAACAGGGATTGAATCAACCGAAATCACTTCACAGGATGTATTCATTGGCCGCATGTCTGGCTGTCAGGTATGCTTAGATGATGAAAATCTCTGTCCCGTGCATGCCAGGATCTTTTATGAGGGTAATCACTATTATATTGAGGACCTGCGGTCTAAATCTGGGACCGTAATCAACGGGAATCGTATTGGCACTCCTAGTCCACTTAAAGAGGGAGATATCATCACAATTGGCAGTAGCTCCTTAGCTTTTACCTTAGGGGAAATTAAAACGGCGCCGGATACCGTGCGTCTTTATAGTAATAAGGCTAGATCGCTCACCAGCGATCAAGTGTTAACTGCCATACCTCCTCAGCCTTCTCCACCTCCTCAGCCTTCTCCACCTCCTCAGGCTTATGTACCTCCTCAGACCCTCACCCAACAACCAACCCCTGCACCGTCTGCCATAAATAGCCCCTTAAAGGCCAAACCTGCACTATCTTCCTCTCCTACTAGGGCTAGACACTACCAAACAGCACAGTTAACTGGCTATATCTCTGGCCCTATGCCGGCAAGAAGAACAGGTTCTCTTGGTAGAACAACAGGTCATCTTCCAGGGATGAGAGGAGGGTCTGCACTTCCTCATGCTGTTTTTCCTAACAGATACTATCAGCAGGGCGAAGCCACCCCGCAGGTCAAGGAACTAAACACCGTTTGGTTCATATTAGCCATTGTGCTGGCTTGTATTTGTTTTGCTTTTGGAGGTCTACTCGTTTATCTAGCCTAA
- a CDS encoding 2-dehydropantoate 2-reductase: MQESNKNLQLPKDANIAVVGSGAVGCFYGARLARVGNRVSFLMRADAEHVRQNGLKINSYEGNFLLSDASVFTQTQDMGVQDLVIVALKATDNHVLPQLLKPLVGSQTIILTLQNGLGNEEFLTQLFHVKHIMGGVCFVCLNRIAPGVIQHFKHGHIEVGEFSSGSLPRTEAIAKLFENAGITCTLSDNLQETRWRKLVWNIPFNGLSISEGGLDVSQLLANPQMLKKVEALMEEIITTATALGIAIPPSFIRDQISKTRVMGPYRPSSLIDYELGRAVEVESIWGEPLRRAQAKGLFMPRLSKLYHSLKDLFRHHF, encoded by the coding sequence GTGCAAGAATCTAACAAAAATTTGCAATTGCCCAAGGATGCTAATATTGCGGTAGTAGGCTCGGGTGCTGTTGGTTGCTTTTATGGAGCTAGACTGGCTAGGGTAGGAAATCGAGTTTCCTTCCTAATGCGAGCAGATGCTGAACATGTTCGCCAAAATGGCTTAAAAATAAACAGTTATGAGGGGAATTTTCTTTTATCAGATGCATCTGTATTTACTCAAACTCAAGATATGGGAGTTCAAGATCTTGTCATTGTTGCTTTAAAGGCAACAGACAATCATGTCTTACCTCAGTTGCTTAAACCATTGGTGGGAAGTCAGACTATCATCCTGACATTACAGAACGGCTTGGGTAATGAAGAATTCTTGACTCAGTTATTCCATGTGAAACACATTATGGGCGGAGTATGTTTTGTTTGTTTAAACCGGATTGCTCCCGGTGTTATCCAGCATTTTAAGCATGGACACATTGAGGTTGGAGAATTCAGTTCTGGGTCACTGCCTCGAACTGAAGCTATTGCAAAGTTGTTTGAAAATGCCGGTATCACATGTACTCTGAGCGACAACCTACAGGAAACACGTTGGCGAAAACTTGTGTGGAATATTCCATTTAATGGATTGTCTATATCTGAGGGTGGCTTAGATGTTTCTCAATTACTTGCAAATCCCCAAATGCTCAAAAAAGTAGAGGCTTTGATGGAAGAAATAATTACTACAGCCACAGCCTTGGGGATTGCTATCCCTCCATCTTTTATTAGGGATCAAATAAGTAAAACAAGAGTAATGGGCCCATATCGTCCATCTAGCTTGATTGATTATGAGCTTGGTCGAGCTGTCGAGGTCGAATCTATTTGGGGAGAACCTTTGAGAAGAGCGCAAGCTAAAGGACTGTTTATGCCTAGATTATCTAAGCTTTATCATTCATTAAAAGACCTGTTTAGGCATCATTTTTAA
- the lipA gene encoding lipoyl synthase: MEYPIDKKPPWLRAKIPGGEGYASVKQLVDGNNLHTVCESARCPNQGECWSRKTATLMILGNTCTRACSFCAIDTGRPTETDWAEPARVAEAVKKMGLRYAVLTSVARDDLEDEGSTIWANTIRAVRHLNPSTKIEVLIPDFKDKEWCLNNVLKAMPDILNHNIETIERLQKKVRSVARYEWSLRLLARAKRRGFTTKTGMMLGVGETKKEIEQTLQDLAAVKVDILTLGQYLRPTEKHLPIHRWVTPEEFAFWKQRGLDLGFGVVESGPLVRSSYHADEQGEKYARPEAVAA; the protein is encoded by the coding sequence ATGGAATATCCAATCGACAAAAAACCCCCTTGGCTTCGAGCTAAAATTCCTGGAGGTGAGGGCTATGCTTCGGTTAAGCAATTAGTCGATGGAAATAATCTGCACACAGTTTGCGAGAGTGCTCGCTGCCCTAATCAAGGAGAATGTTGGAGTCGCAAAACAGCGACCCTAATGATTTTAGGAAATACCTGCACGAGAGCTTGTAGTTTTTGTGCGATAGATACTGGTAGACCTACAGAGACAGATTGGGCAGAGCCGGCTAGAGTAGCAGAAGCAGTGAAAAAGATGGGGTTGCGCTATGCTGTTTTGACGTCGGTAGCACGTGATGATTTAGAAGATGAGGGCTCTACTATTTGGGCCAATACAATTCGTGCGGTACGACACTTAAATCCGAGTACGAAGATAGAGGTGCTTATTCCCGATTTTAAAGATAAGGAGTGGTGCTTGAATAACGTTCTTAAGGCAATGCCTGATATTTTGAACCATAATATTGAGACCATAGAGCGCTTGCAGAAAAAAGTTCGTTCGGTGGCTAGATACGAATGGAGTTTAAGATTACTAGCTCGTGCAAAAAGACGAGGCTTTACTACCAAGACCGGAATGATGCTCGGTGTGGGTGAGACAAAGAAAGAGATTGAGCAGACCTTGCAAGATCTAGCAGCAGTTAAGGTAGATATTCTAACATTAGGGCAATATCTGCGCCCTACAGAGAAACATTTGCCAATTCATCGATGGGTAACACCTGAAGAGTTTGCGTTCTGGAAACAACGAGGATTAGATTTAGGCTTTGGTGTGGTAGAGAGTGGCCCGCTTGTTCGTAGTTCTTATCATGCTGACGAACAAGGTGAGAAATATGCTCGTCCGGAGGCGGTAGCCGCCTGA